In Metopolophium dirhodum isolate CAU chromosome 9, ASM1992520v1, whole genome shotgun sequence, the genomic window TTCATAAATCCAGCCAAGGTGACAATTGCAAGAAGAGTAATAGCTGCATGTCCAGCTTTGTTAGCCAGCTGTCCTACAACTGGTACACGTAAATAGTCAACTACCAATGCTTCAAGtccccttaaaaataaaataaaaatatttgtatgaataataattatattttttattaaaaaaatgtactcaatatattattgctaatttttacaatattcaagcactattatttatacttaggtTAACAGCATAAGAATATGAAGTATTCCCCCCAACAAAGTTTTATATTGCAAGCTTTTTTATCTAAacttaagatattaaaaaaaaatatttatgctatTCTGTTCCCCGTGAGTtgactacttttttttttgcgcaCGCAGAGTATGGTGAAAACATTGTGACAATACTGTTCACTACGTATATACTGTAGAGATTCACGATGTGAAACTGTAGAACTACAGTGAACTGTATTGTCACAACGTTTTTACCATACTCTGCATgtgcaaaaaaacaaaaaagttggTCAACTTACGGGGAACAgagcatatttaaaattaagaggatgctacacgTGCATATGTTGTatctgtcttacaaatgtacctAGAACATGgacaattttaagtttaaagtaatacttttatttttactctgtaatttctaaaattagagtgaaatttcctctaataaaatttaaggtaagattattatctaaggCTTCTcatatacttaaattttaaagcaagttatgagtattttgagATGTACaaataacagagtaaaatggattattgttaactaaaaattaactatgatgTACATTAGTAAGACTAAGTGATTTCGATAAAGCCCCCATGTGTTGTCTTTGTTGAGTGAATAAGGTAAAAACATGACCTGATTTAgttggttttttacaatattttaacatattttaagttGGATAGTTagtcaattcactttaatattcCAAATTTCATTCATtcctataaataaaactatacaataaactttaataatattatggtattaccAGTAAACATGGAGACTGATGCTTCCTGCCAATAAAGTGTCAACTATTGGTGATGAATATAATACTGAGGCAGGAAACAATCCCATAAGTGCTATAGAAACAATACGTTCTGTTCTCCAATGACTAGCATAATTTTTTCCACTCTTAACAGCTGCAGCACTTCCAGTGAAACGGGCTATCACTGGAGCAGTCAGTAAAGGCttctaaaatgaaataaaacatctAACAtgttatcattgattataaatgctagtatttataatcaatgatgttATTGAATCCAAATGTAAGTACTCACATCACACTTATATCCTACCAATCAATTTCTCATTTTTATTTCTACACTTATGGTATCTTTTTGTGCAGGTTCGATGTTTGCCGCCCCAAGACCAATATCGTTTTGCGCAATGTCGAAGTGTGTGAATCGATTTAATGTCACCAGTCATATGGGAAACAAAGTACTTACTGTAAGTGTGAAGTGTAAACAAGACATtgggttttttttcattaaaaatgagAAATTGATTGGTAGGACATAATTTAAATGTGATGTGAATACTTACATTGAATTGACGAAAAAGTTTTAGGCTcaacattttactttaaaacaaggcaatataataattttattaagtaaattttCAGTTCGTTAATTTAGAAGCTagttacttaaaagttaaattattgcACGCTATTACTTAATACTTTCACAGATTTGCAGTATTGTCATATAATTCTCACTAATTCTggcaataataacatattttgtccTCAAAGATCTATCAAGCCACAATCATCAAACAGCTGATCGCTGTGTTTACATCCATAAAGACGAATTGTGATAACGTCCCGAAATAATGATTTCCACCAATTCATTTTTGCACCATCGTTCTTAACTGACTGGTAATACGtgggtttcaaaaaaaaaaattgaaaattcgtGTGGGCGATTTGTATCAAAAACACGATGGGTAAATATGTGACAAAATAGATAGGTCAcagatttataaaactattttatatttttatatatctgtgaGATAGGTATAACCATAGGACCTATAAACCATGAACTAAGAGAGAAAAGAGTGAAAGAACATAAAGGGGATAATCATAGACGTATACTGTATTCcccccacgttctcttttcGCTTTTCGTACTCCTGacctctctctctaagcgctgtccattagtttataggtctatgggtATAACACTATAACCACAGTTatctataatagtttttttcagtAAACGCGTTGCGCATATTCTCCTTCACCTCCGGCCCATGTCGTAGTTCTCCACTTTTGATTGGTTGATTTTGTCATGaaatttatcatattagataataataataataataaaagacatTGGCGCCAAAACTGAAaccattatcatattttaacctaaaattgaaaatcaaacaaatgaattattgataattattaatttaataaatataatctttttTCTATGATGGCATCACAGAATGAAACTTTGTTGCAATCTGAAtccataaattcataaaaattgaattattgtcaaatacttttaaaactcTGAGATAACTGAGATTATAGCAACATCTAACATCTTATAGGTACAATGATGAAAGCAAAACCAAATCTCCCTTGGTaagatatattatctattttaaaacttattttacctattaatattctgttattttttactatactatATGTATGATCACAGGGTAGAAAAGTATCGACCGAATACTTTAGATGATTTGATCTCACATGAAGACATTATTCAAACAAGTAAAGCATaagaaccttttttttataaacaaattaattaatattatgtaaatctatATAGTTGGTAAATTCATTAAAGAAGATCAGTTacctcatttattattttatggacctccagggactggaaaaactaGTACGATATTAGCATGTGCCAAGCAATTATATACTCCAGCACAGTTTCGTTCAATGgtttgtatattgtacatatattgataatattaaaatgggtataattatttacttattttttttttggtcttagAGCTATGGCAACTATGGAATTTAGCTTTTTATGAAGGGGGTTACGGTTGGTTGAAGAACTCGTGTTTTTATATTAAGCATGTATTCATAACCAAAAACTCAGATGGTTACCCATCTGGAAGCCAGCCACGCTGGAAGGTTGCTTGACCACATCACATATAGTTGATATACCAGAcccaacattaatattatagttatcgtTTATTGAGTTAATGACATTAAGATTAATTTAACAATCAAACCATTTTAGTTGAAGGGTTTGAGTTTCATTGGCAGAATATTTACTTTTGGGGGacgatgaataaaaatatatttttttctctgtaTGATTGACTTAAAATTGCTCTCTTTAAAACTGTCGTTTACTTgttaatcaaacaaaaaaaatgatgaaacttaaaaatctagtaaaatatttctatagaaaATCGTTTAACTGATAGTAATGCTGTTAATCATAGTAACATAATCCATAAgttgtgaaaaattgtttattattcattataatataataccagaAGTAAATTCCCAAGAACATGTCTATAAAAGGTTAAAACTTGTATACAgattttcgtatataatattaaacaataaactttataaaatcaAAGCCTAATAATAGATTAGGtgattatcaattttttaaactttattcttgtttctttatttaaataaatcaactcaCTGTAccataaaagtaaatattaaatcttatgttagtttagtttttttttctgcttaagtgtgtaatacattttttttacatgtttaGGTTCTTGAGTTGAATGCATCTGATGACAGAGGAATTAATGTTGTCAGAGGACAAGTTTTGAACTTTGCATCAAccagaacaatttttaaatcaggTTTCAAATTGATTATTTTGGATGAAGCTGATGCTATGACTAATGATGCCCAAAATGCTCTAAGAAGAagtatatgaattttaaaatattaataatttaaataattaaataaaaatgtcataactATTATGTTAACTTTTTAGTTATTGAAAAGTTTACTGATAATGTTCGTTTTTGCTTGATTTGCAATtacttaagtaaaataattccCGCATTACAATCTCGGTGTACACGCTTTCGATTTGGTCCACTTGATTTTAAACAGATCATGCCTAGACTTGAATATGTTGTTGAACAAGAAAAGTATGGTATTCTCACTTTCTTTAGTATatgtttttctacattttaattgattttttttttaaaacttattttgattCGATTAATAGAGTGAAAGTAACTGAAGATGGTAAAAAAGCATTGATAGATTTGGCACAAGGAGATATGCGAAAAGTTCTTAACATATTACAAAGTGCTGCTACTGCGTTTCCAGAAGTAAACGAAGATTCTGTATATACATGTGTTGGTCATCCACTAAAAAgtgatattatgaatattttaaaatggttgTTAAATGATGACTTTTCTACTACCTTCCAAAGTAAATCGTCATAACTGCTCAATTAAATCAATAgatgtgtaaaataaattatatgtttgtCATAGAAAttcaagaattaaaaattcaGAAAGGTTTAGCTTTGCAAGACATATTAACGGAGTTgcacacatttttatataggtgtaagttatttttttaatagtcatctaaaaaattgtaatatttatttagtttttataatatatattataacaactattgCCTAATAAcatttcttatacattttagtgGATTTACCACCAGATTCTCTCATTGATATACTAACTGAAATGGCTGATATTGAAATACGCCTCAATGGTGGAACAAGTGAAAAAATACATCTTGGTAGTTTAATCAGTGCTTTCCATATGATAAGATCAAAATTAAAACCCGCTGATGATTGAAGACTGCacaattaagtattttattcttaagtttgcattttttgttttttacatgtaatttttttcatgattttaatatgtgaatatatcaaaaaaaaaaaaagaaaacaaataaatcataatttattattattataatttttgttcatattatgtacacaaaataataaaataatttccatagaaaaattactgaattatttaactatactttagtttgtatgaaatatatatatatataataaaaataatataatatatagtatttaacgt contains:
- the LOC132952161 gene encoding succinate dehydrogenase [ubiquinone] cytochrome b small subunit, mitochondrial-like isoform X2, producing the protein MDKPLLTAPVIARFTGSAAAVKSGKNYASHWRTERIVSIALMGLFPASVLYSSPIVDTLLAGSISLHVYWGLEALVVDYLRVPVVGQLANKAGHAAITLLAIVTLAGFMKVIFVGDGLGNAIVTLWKL
- the LOC132952161 gene encoding succinate dehydrogenase [ubiquinone] cytochrome b small subunit, mitochondrial-like isoform X1; amino-acid sequence: MLSLKLFRQFNKPLLTAPVIARFTGSAAAVKSGKNYASHWRTERIVSIALMGLFPASVLYSSPIVDTLLAGSISLHVYWGLEALVVDYLRVPVVGQLANKAGHAAITLLAIVTLAGFMKVIFVGDGLGNAIVTLWKL
- the LOC132952159 gene encoding replication factor C subunit 5, producing MMKAKPNLPWVEKYRPNTLDDLISHEDIIQTIGKFIKEDQLPHLLFYGPPGTGKTSTILACAKQLYTPAQFRSMVLELNASDDRGINVVRGQVLNFASTRTIFKSGFKLIILDEADAMTNDAQNALRRIIEKFTDNVRFCLICNYLSKIIPALQSRCTRFRFGPLDFKQIMPRLEYVVEQEKVKVTEDGKKALIDLAQGDMRKVLNILQSAATAFPEVNEDSVYTCVGHPLKSDIMNILKWLLNDDFSTTFQKIQELKIQKGLALQDILTELHTFLYRLDLPPDSLIDILTEMADIEIRLNGGTSEKIHLGSLISAFHMIRSKLKPADD